In the genome of Cryptomeria japonica chromosome 8, Sugi_1.0, whole genome shotgun sequence, one region contains:
- the LOC131857776 gene encoding uncharacterized protein LOC131857776: MLKDAGLARREHFVDTLAPEEARKILFGNFNPSNTRHRDNVQKILQICAGIPLVLEIVGARLRKQNYMVDRCTQIFEALQTGGDIKGENLSQRLVNSVYDELEESTREAFLDICCFFVNWSRRDVEHIVGTANITLLQEAALMKTLDKDELIVHDIIRAKGRSLSKCNRIMDMQSGLEVAHDDQKLKQIKGVWLGKEESESGNEVDEKQLYSLKNSLRVLGLESQIKVSGSSQKSSKFKELRFLQLGGDISALWPANLESLERLTVFHGPVFKDGVTLYQLPKKLQIMRATAQSHCEEPEPTKYWK, encoded by the exons ATGCTCAAAGACGCCGGCCTTGCACGTCGCGAGCATTTTGTGGATACTCTAGCTCCCGAAGAGGCACGCAAAATTTTGTTCGGAAACTTCAATCCTTCTAATACCAGACACAGAGACAACGTGCAAAAAATCCTGCAGATTTGTGCTGGGATTCCGTTAGTGTTAGAAATTGTTGGTGCTCGTTTGCGTAAGCAAAACTACATGGTAGACAGATGTACGCAAATATTTGAAGCTTTACAGACAGGAGGGGATATCAAAGGAGAAAATCTGAGTCAACGTCTTGTGAATTCTGTCTATGATGAGCTGGAGGAATCTACGCGAGAAGCGTTTTTGGATATTTGCTGCTTCTTTGTTAACTGGAGTCGTCGCGATGTGGAGCACATTGTGGGAACTGCAAACATCACACTTCTCCAGGAGGCGGCATTGATGAAGACGTTAGACAAAGACGAGTTAATTGTCCATGACATCATCCGAGCAAAAGGGCGAAGCTTGTCTAAATGCAATAGAATTATGGATATGCAATCCGGGCTGGAAGTTGCACACGACGATCAA AAGCTCAAGCAAATTAAAGGAGTTTGGCTCGGCAAGGAGGAATCTGAATCTGGTAATGAAGTTGATGAGAAGCAACTATATTCATTGAAAAATTCCTTGAGAGTTCTGGGTTTGGAAAGCCAGATAAAAGTGTCAGGATCAAGCCAAAAATCATCTAAATTTAAGGAACTCAGATTTCTTCAACTGGGCGGCGATATTTCTGCTTTATGGCCAGCGAATTTAGAGTCGCTTGAGCGATTGACTGTGTTCCATGGCCCTGTCTTTAAAGATGGTGTCACTTTATATCAG CTGCCTAAGAAGCTACAGATAATGAGAGCCACTGCACAGTCTCACTGCGAGGAACCCGAGCCCACCAAATATTGGAAATGA